In Gordonia phthalatica, one genomic interval encodes:
- a CDS encoding DEAD/DEAH box helicase family protein, whose amino-acid sequence MQSDPRSACVYARRATELLVGHLYRVMNLADPYRDDLSAHINDGVFKARVGNGIVAKLNLIRKVGNTAAHEVQPIPPNAAFQVIKDLHHVMLWASYNHSPNPAAAPMGAPFDVALAKKSAPLSKAEVARLLKMFNDQDEAHKQALAEKEGLLAEQEAEIARLRKEIEAAQATKTAPDDRDYDEDATRDAFIDVLLNEAGWPLDQARDREYEVTGMPSASGTGYVDYVLWGADGLPLAVVEAKRTSKSPQVGKQQASLYADCLERNLGRRPVVFYTNGYEHWMWDDAAGYPPRQVRGFYTRDELELLIQRRTTRQPLSAAPTNAEIAGRPYQQRAIRAIDAVFDNKNREALLVMATGTGKTRTVVALVDQLMKANWVKRVLFLADRTALVSQAVGAFKEHLPSATTVNLVTEKSTEGRVFVCTYPTMMNLINAVDESGRRFGPGYFDLIIIDEAHRSVYAKYGAIFDYFDSLLVGLTATPKDEVDHNTYRLFHLEDGVPTDAYTLEEAVDAGYLVPPKAISVGTKFLRSGIRYDELTPDEKDQWDLLDWGEDGPPDEVDSEAINRFLFNTDTVDKVLKHLMTQGHTVEGGDRLGKTIIFAKSRRHAEFIGERFDINYPQYAGQFARVITHGTPYAESLIDSFKQADKAPHIAISVDMLDTGIDVPEVVNLVFFKMVRAKSKFWQMIGRGTRLCPNLYGPGHDKKDFFVFDFCGNLEFFSQDLPGSEGQTQKSLSHRIFEARVALIRGLAAAEDPAERTLRDDTAVTLREIVAGMNLENFVVRPHRRAVERFAEAGAWESLSAEDAEQLDAIAGLPSTVGDADEQAKRFDILVLRRQLAQLDGDTSTAERIRETMQAIAAQLKGMDAIPSVQQQMELLESVAGDEWWIDVTLPMLEVARLRIRGLVNLIRREPTNPLYSDFTDTMIDGVVVDLPGVTPGTNLERFRSKAEAYLKANVNHVALQRLRRNKQLTADDLTSLETMLIDSGVGDQGDLTWASSQPGGLGIFIRGLVGLDRGAASEAFAEFLDGSRFSVEQIRFVDLIIDELTKNGVMEPGRLFESPYIDNASDGVAGVFDDNGVDGILAVLQSVRESALVAAS is encoded by the coding sequence ATGCAGTCTGATCCCCGGTCGGCGTGCGTCTACGCGCGTCGGGCAACGGAACTCCTGGTAGGACATCTCTACCGAGTGATGAACCTGGCCGACCCGTACCGGGACGACCTGTCCGCACACATCAACGATGGTGTGTTCAAGGCCCGGGTGGGCAACGGAATCGTCGCCAAGCTGAACCTGATCCGCAAGGTTGGCAACACTGCCGCGCACGAGGTGCAGCCGATCCCGCCGAACGCGGCGTTCCAGGTGATCAAAGACCTGCACCACGTGATGCTCTGGGCGTCGTACAACCATTCGCCGAATCCCGCAGCGGCGCCGATGGGCGCACCGTTCGATGTCGCGCTGGCCAAGAAGTCGGCGCCGCTCAGCAAGGCCGAGGTTGCTCGCCTGCTGAAGATGTTCAACGATCAGGACGAGGCGCACAAGCAGGCGCTCGCCGAGAAGGAAGGGCTCCTCGCCGAGCAGGAAGCGGAGATCGCCAGGCTCCGCAAGGAGATCGAGGCTGCCCAAGCGACCAAGACCGCACCCGACGACCGCGACTACGACGAGGACGCAACGCGCGACGCCTTCATCGATGTGCTTCTGAACGAGGCCGGCTGGCCGCTGGACCAGGCGCGCGATCGCGAGTACGAGGTCACCGGGATGCCGAGTGCTAGCGGCACCGGTTACGTGGACTACGTCCTCTGGGGAGCCGACGGCCTGCCGCTCGCTGTGGTGGAAGCGAAGCGAACAAGCAAGTCGCCGCAGGTGGGCAAGCAGCAGGCTTCGCTCTACGCCGACTGCCTGGAACGGAACCTCGGTCGACGCCCTGTCGTCTTCTACACCAACGGCTACGAGCATTGGATGTGGGACGACGCCGCCGGCTACCCGCCGCGTCAGGTCCGCGGCTTCTACACGCGCGATGAGTTGGAGCTCCTGATCCAGCGGCGCACCACTCGGCAGCCGCTGTCAGCCGCGCCGACCAATGCCGAGATCGCCGGCCGCCCCTACCAGCAGCGGGCCATCCGAGCGATCGACGCGGTGTTCGACAACAAGAACCGCGAAGCTCTCCTGGTCATGGCGACCGGAACGGGAAAGACGCGGACCGTCGTCGCTCTCGTCGATCAGTTGATGAAGGCCAACTGGGTGAAGCGGGTCCTGTTCCTCGCCGACCGCACGGCCCTGGTCTCGCAGGCTGTCGGCGCATTCAAGGAGCACCTGCCGAGCGCCACCACCGTGAACCTGGTGACCGAGAAGTCCACGGAGGGGCGAGTCTTCGTCTGCACCTACCCGACGATGATGAACTTGATCAATGCCGTCGACGAAAGTGGCCGACGTTTTGGTCCCGGCTACTTCGATCTCATCATCATCGACGAGGCGCACCGCTCGGTGTACGCCAAGTACGGTGCGATCTTCGACTACTTCGACTCCCTGCTGGTGGGCTTGACCGCGACGCCGAAGGACGAGGTGGACCACAACACGTACCGCCTGTTCCATCTGGAGGACGGTGTCCCGACCGATGCGTACACCCTGGAGGAGGCCGTCGACGCCGGCTACCTGGTGCCGCCGAAGGCCATCAGCGTCGGCACCAAGTTCCTTCGCTCGGGTATCCGGTACGACGAGCTGACCCCGGACGAGAAGGACCAGTGGGACCTGCTGGACTGGGGTGAGGACGGACCGCCCGACGAGGTGGACTCCGAGGCGATCAACCGTTTCCTGTTCAACACCGACACGGTCGACAAGGTGTTGAAGCATCTGATGACGCAGGGGCACACGGTGGAGGGTGGTGATCGGCTCGGCAAGACGATCATCTTCGCCAAGAGCCGCAGGCACGCGGAGTTCATCGGCGAGCGTTTCGACATCAACTACCCGCAGTACGCGGGACAGTTCGCGCGGGTCATCACGCACGGAACGCCGTACGCGGAATCGCTCATCGACTCGTTCAAGCAGGCGGACAAGGCGCCGCACATCGCGATCAGTGTGGACATGCTCGATACCGGCATCGACGTGCCCGAGGTGGTGAACCTCGTCTTCTTCAAGATGGTGCGCGCCAAGTCGAAGTTCTGGCAGATGATCGGCCGCGGCACCCGACTGTGCCCGAACCTGTACGGGCCGGGCCACGACAAGAAGGACTTCTTCGTCTTCGACTTCTGCGGCAATCTCGAGTTCTTCAGCCAAGACCTGCCCGGCTCTGAGGGACAGACGCAGAAGTCGCTGTCGCATCGGATCTTCGAGGCACGCGTCGCACTGATCCGCGGACTTGCGGCCGCGGAGGACCCTGCTGAGCGAACGCTTCGCGACGACACGGCCGTCACGCTGCGCGAGATCGTCGCAGGGATGAACCTCGAGAACTTCGTCGTGCGACCGCACCGCCGGGCCGTTGAGCGGTTCGCGGAGGCCGGCGCCTGGGAGTCGCTGTCTGCGGAGGACGCCGAACAACTCGACGCGATCGCCGGGCTGCCGTCGACGGTGGGCGACGCCGACGAGCAGGCGAAACGATTCGACATCTTGGTGCTGCGTCGTCAGCTCGCACAGCTGGACGGGGACACGTCGACGGCCGAACGCATTCGGGAGACCATGCAGGCGATCGCCGCGCAGTTGAAGGGCATGGACGCGATTCCCTCGGTGCAGCAGCAGATGGAACTGTTGGAGTCCGTCGCCGGCGACGAGTGGTGGATCGACGTCACCCTGCCGATGCTGGAGGTGGCGCGTCTGCGGATCCGCGGTCTCGTGAATCTGATCAGACGGGAGCCCACGAATCCTCTCTACAGCGACTTCACGGACACGATGATCGACGGCGTCGTCGTCGACCTCCCGGGCGTCACTCCGGGCACGAATCTGGAGCGCTTCCGTTCAAAGGCGGAGGCGTACCTGAAGGCAAACGTGAACCACGTTGCACTGCAACGCCTTCGTCGCAACAAGCAGTTGACCGCAGACGATCTGACGTCGTTGGAAACCATGCTCATCGACAGCGGTGTCGGCGACCAAGGGGATCTGACGTGGGCGTCATCCCAGCCCGGAGGCTTGGGCATCTTCATCCGCGGCCTGGTGGGGCTGGACCGCGGGGCGGCGTCGGAGGCGTTCGCGGAGTTCCTCGACGGCTCCCGCTTCTCCGTCGAGCAGATCCGCTTCGTGGACCTGATCATCGACGAGCTGACCAAGAACGGCGTCATGGAGCCGGGACGGTT
- a CDS encoding DUF2335 domain-containing protein, with product MPPAQEMRDYQMLIPDAAERIMRMAESQTVDRSRRQDRLVNAEIDNAKSDRSMATFFLLAFFVAAVVFFSVGNNVAGGFLLSIPVLGVVRTMWPSGRND from the coding sequence ATGCCGCCGGCGCAGGAGATGCGCGACTATCAGATGCTGATTCCGGACGCGGCCGAACGGATCATGCGAATGGCTGAGTCGCAAACTGTCGACAGGTCGCGTCGCCAGGATCGTCTGGTCAACGCGGAGATCGACAACGCAAAGTCTGATCGGAGCATGGCCACGTTCTTCCTGCTCGCGTTCTTCGTCGCGGCGGTTGTCTTCTTCTCAGTCGGAAACAACGTGGCCGGTGGCTTCCTGCTGTCCATCCCGGTGTTGGGGGTTGTCCGGACGATGTGGCCTTCGGGACGCAATGACTAA
- a CDS encoding restriction endonuclease, with protein sequence MAAPTWDQYMAPTLRASLDGEIRRNRDLVQAASDLLGLSEEQRAIVIPSGQNQWVNRGNWSLSYLTRVGALERTSRAHYRITDVGRKLLADHPDGITEKHLRALSGDPNAPHTWKAFPSPSGEPAAVVPSEIETVLDPREQIEEGIARIKADVADQLLNRLLDQDWAFFEKAVLDLLIGMGYGGVEGSALHTRLSKDGGIDGVIDQDALGLSRIYVQAKRYARDNIVGRPAIQGFVGALAGNQASQGVFITTSRYSADAIAYADSVPTRVVLIDGDRLTRLMIRFGVGVQVKQTLHVVEVDEDFFE encoded by the coding sequence ATGGCAGCACCGACGTGGGATCAGTACATGGCGCCGACACTGCGCGCTTCGCTGGACGGTGAGATCCGTCGGAATCGGGACCTCGTTCAGGCCGCATCAGACCTTCTCGGGCTGTCGGAGGAGCAGCGCGCGATCGTCATCCCGTCCGGCCAGAACCAGTGGGTGAACCGTGGGAACTGGTCGCTGTCGTACCTGACTCGGGTCGGGGCGTTGGAGCGGACGAGTCGTGCGCACTATCGGATCACCGACGTCGGACGGAAGCTGCTCGCCGACCATCCGGACGGGATCACGGAGAAGCATCTCCGCGCGCTGTCCGGTGACCCCAATGCACCGCACACTTGGAAGGCCTTTCCAAGTCCAAGTGGGGAACCTGCGGCGGTGGTGCCGTCAGAAATCGAGACGGTGCTCGATCCTCGTGAGCAGATCGAAGAGGGGATTGCGCGGATCAAAGCGGACGTTGCCGATCAGTTGTTGAACCGACTGCTGGATCAGGATTGGGCGTTCTTCGAGAAGGCCGTGCTGGACCTGCTGATCGGAATGGGATACGGCGGAGTTGAGGGATCGGCACTTCATACTCGGCTGTCGAAGGACGGCGGCATTGACGGGGTGATCGACCAAGACGCACTCGGCCTGTCGCGCATTTATGTCCAGGCGAAGCGGTATGCGCGTGACAACATCGTCGGGCGGCCTGCGATCCAAGGCTTCGTCGGGGCTCTCGCCGGCAACCAGGCCAGTCAGGGCGTCTTCATCACGACCAGCAGGTACAGTGCCGACGCCATCGCCTACGCCGACTCGGTGCCGACGCGTGTCGTCCTGATCGACGGAGACCGGCTGACTCGCTTGATGATCAGGTTCGGTGTCGGCGTCCAGGTGAAGCAGACGCTGCACGTCGTTGAAGTGGATGAAGACTTCTTCGAGTAG
- a CDS encoding restriction endonuclease subunit S codes for MVELGSVCTITMGQAPSGDSYNGSEDGLPLIAGAGDFMNGTILPKKYTTRPTKVCKPGDIVLSIRASIGAKVPADADYCLGRGVAGLTAGPELDSSYLWHFLSKAERELFSKGKGATFLQVNRADISELEIPLPPLDEQRRIAAILDQADAIRTKRRQTLAHLDDLSRSIFRGAIEGRDWSGRVEGIAEVQIGPFGSLLHKHDYINDGIPVINPMHLVDGKITVDRSFSVSPEKAAGLTAFRLIEGDVVLGRRGEMGRAGLVKREHVGSLCGTGSMILRPREGIVPEYLHALMASVRMKDHLKRNSLGATLPNLNSDIVRNAPVPELAEDQQKSYRSRNECIARMAEAVQRALAADDELFAALQSRAFRGEL; via the coding sequence ATGGTGGAGCTCGGTTCGGTATGCACCATAACAATGGGGCAAGCCCCGTCGGGTGATTCATATAATGGGAGCGAAGACGGGCTACCGCTGATTGCAGGTGCAGGCGACTTCATGAACGGCACAATTCTGCCGAAAAAGTACACGACCAGACCAACAAAGGTATGCAAACCTGGCGATATTGTCTTGAGTATTCGCGCCTCGATCGGAGCGAAGGTTCCAGCGGATGCTGATTACTGTCTTGGGCGTGGTGTTGCGGGACTGACAGCAGGACCTGAACTTGATAGTTCCTATCTGTGGCATTTCTTGTCGAAGGCAGAGCGTGAACTATTTTCGAAAGGGAAGGGCGCAACCTTCCTTCAGGTGAACCGTGCTGATATTTCGGAACTGGAGATCCCCCTCCCTCCCCTCGACGAACAACGCCGCATCGCCGCGATCCTCGACCAAGCCGACGCCATCCGCACCAAGCGTCGCCAGACGTTGGCCCACCTTGACGACCTGTCGCGTTCGATTTTTCGCGGAGCGATCGAAGGGCGGGATTGGTCTGGGAGGGTCGAAGGTATTGCCGAGGTACAGATCGGTCCTTTTGGGTCCCTCCTTCACAAGCATGACTACATCAATGATGGCATTCCAGTGATCAACCCGATGCATTTAGTTGACGGCAAGATTACTGTGGACAGGTCGTTCTCGGTATCGCCCGAAAAAGCAGCTGGCCTTACCGCATTTCGTCTGATTGAGGGAGACGTAGTGCTAGGGCGCCGGGGCGAAATGGGTCGTGCAGGCCTGGTGAAACGTGAACACGTTGGTTCGTTGTGTGGCACAGGATCGATGATTCTTCGGCCGCGTGAGGGAATCGTACCGGAGTACTTGCATGCCTTGATGGCATCGGTCAGGATGAAGGACCATCTTAAGCGGAATTCGTTGGGTGCGACCTTGCCGAACCTGAACAGTGACATTGTGCGCAATGCGCCAGTGCCTGAGCTTGCCGAGGATCAGCAGAAGAGCTATCGGTCGAGGAATGAGTGCATTGCTCGCATGGCCGAGGCTGTTCAACGCGCTCTAGCAGCCGATGACGAACTCTTTGCCGCCCTCCAATCCCGAGCATTCCGAGGTGAACTCTGA
- a CDS encoding type I restriction-modification system subunit M: MITGDLKNKIDAVWNSFWSGGISNPLEVIEQVTYLLFIRRLDELQTRAEKKARVTGKIENPTFLPGQDHLRWSVFKNSAPEVMYRTVGEEVFPFLRQLGGDDSTFGEHMKDARFTIPTAALLSKVVDMLDDIPMDNRDTNGDLYEYLLSQIASAGKNGQFRTPRHIIEMMVAMTAPAPGDEICDPACGTAGFLVEASEYVREHHADALLNAEQRNHFHHSMFHGYDFDSTMLRIGSMNMLLHGIEAPDIRYRDSLSEGASEDADKYTLILANPPFAGSLDYESTSKELQAVAKTKKTELLFLALFLKLLKPGGRAAVIVPDGVLFGSTKAHKALRTILVEDQKLDAIVKLPSGVFKPYAGVSTAIVFFTKTNSGGTDDVWFYDVQTDGFSLDDKRNPIEANDLADVVARWKTLSGKDSPERARARTDQSFLVPKADIVAQGYDLSINRYKEIEYDEVEHRPPLDIIADIEALNGEIAAGVAELKEMLS, from the coding sequence GTGATCACCGGTGACTTGAAGAATAAGATCGACGCCGTCTGGAACTCGTTCTGGTCGGGCGGCATCAGCAATCCTCTCGAGGTGATCGAGCAGGTCACGTACCTGCTGTTCATCCGTCGCCTGGACGAGTTGCAGACGCGCGCGGAGAAGAAGGCGCGGGTCACCGGGAAGATCGAGAACCCGACGTTCCTGCCCGGTCAAGACCATCTGCGATGGAGCGTGTTCAAGAACTCGGCCCCGGAAGTCATGTACCGGACCGTGGGTGAGGAGGTGTTCCCGTTCCTGCGGCAGCTCGGCGGCGACGATTCGACGTTCGGCGAGCATATGAAGGATGCTCGCTTCACGATCCCGACGGCGGCGCTGCTGAGCAAGGTCGTTGACATGCTCGACGACATCCCGATGGACAACCGAGACACCAACGGCGATCTCTACGAGTACCTGCTGTCGCAGATTGCCTCCGCCGGTAAGAACGGTCAGTTCCGGACGCCGCGGCACATTATCGAGATGATGGTGGCGATGACCGCTCCCGCGCCCGGCGACGAGATCTGCGATCCGGCGTGCGGCACCGCAGGCTTCCTGGTGGAGGCCAGCGAGTACGTGCGCGAGCACCATGCCGACGCGCTGCTGAATGCGGAGCAGCGCAACCACTTCCACCACTCCATGTTCCACGGCTACGACTTCGATTCGACGATGCTGCGGATCGGCAGCATGAACATGCTGCTGCACGGCATCGAGGCTCCGGACATCCGCTACCGTGACTCTCTTTCCGAAGGTGCGAGTGAGGATGCGGATAAGTACACGCTGATTCTGGCGAACCCGCCGTTCGCCGGCTCGCTGGACTACGAGTCGACGAGCAAGGAGCTCCAGGCGGTCGCGAAGACCAAGAAGACCGAGCTGTTGTTCCTGGCCTTGTTCTTGAAGTTGCTGAAGCCGGGTGGTCGTGCGGCGGTGATTGTGCCGGACGGCGTGCTGTTCGGCTCGACGAAGGCGCACAAGGCGTTGCGGACCATCCTCGTCGAGGATCAGAAACTCGACGCGATCGTGAAGCTCCCATCCGGGGTGTTCAAGCCGTACGCGGGGGTGTCGACGGCGATCGTGTTCTTCACGAAGACCAACTCCGGCGGCACCGACGACGTCTGGTTCTACGACGTGCAGACCGATGGTTTCTCCCTCGACGACAAGCGCAACCCGATCGAGGCCAACGACTTGGCGGATGTGGTCGCGCGCTGGAAGACCCTGTCGGGCAAGGACTCACCCGAACGTGCGCGGGCCCGGACCGACCAGAGCTTCCTGGTCCCGAAGGCCGACATCGTGGCCCAGGGCTACGACCTGTCGATCAACCGGTACAAGGAGATCGAGTACGACGAGGTGGAGCATCGCCCGCCGCTGGACATCATCGCCGACATTGAAGCGCTGAACGGTGAGATCGCCGCCGGTGTGGCCGAGTTGAAGGAGATGCTGTCGTGA
- a CDS encoding DUF2599 domain-containing protein, with translation MTRRALPAVACCAAALILTGCSGGSDDGGITDYAPAPTTVSSSPVVESPSVESPSPTPVLPPPYIESATWVETEVGPSLQIAPTPNGRQVSSPTAGDEAWAEVLKLDPSADTPGMKDQFLCHWTYARLVQPNKPTWNIEPDRPVVSPDEMVRTRCNPGFAEE, from the coding sequence GTGACCCGACGCGCGCTGCCGGCGGTCGCGTGCTGCGCGGCCGCCCTCATCCTGACGGGCTGCTCGGGCGGGTCCGACGACGGTGGTATCACCGACTACGCGCCCGCACCGACCACGGTGTCGTCGTCCCCGGTCGTCGAGTCCCCTTCCGTCGAGTCCCCGTCTCCGACGCCCGTCCTGCCGCCGCCCTACATCGAGTCCGCGACGTGGGTGGAGACCGAGGTGGGGCCGAGCCTGCAGATCGCGCCGACTCCGAACGGCCGCCAGGTGTCGTCGCCCACGGCGGGCGATGAGGCCTGGGCGGAGGTCCTGAAGCTCGACCCGTCCGCCGACACCCCCGGCATGAAGGACCAGTTCCTGTGCCACTGGACCTACGCCCGCCTGGTCCAGCCGAACAAGCCCACCTGGAACATCGAGCCCGACCGCCCCGTCGTCTCCCCGGACGAGATGGTTCGGACCAGGTGCAACCCGGGGTTCGCGGAGGAGTGA
- a CDS encoding carboxylesterase/lipase family protein: MAVMETVVQTLDGAVEGKRGRLGRRGTVSWLGIPFAEPPVRQYRWRAPRPLTPWPGVRECFDYGNAPIQEKLFTARGAGRFQPRSEDCLTLNVFTPSTRSVTPRPVMVYFYGGAYILGGTSTPIYDGSYLARSRDVIVVTVNYRVGPLGFMDFSDYSTDERRFDSNLGLRDMVAGLEWVQRNIAEFGGDPDRVTIFGESAGGSAVLTLLSTPAAEGLFSRAISQSPAPDLVVTKENAQIFADEFVRLLKDPSRRKGAERDEPPLDPAEVARVVGDATALELLATGNKLLGFTRAAQMSDPIPFAPVIDGDYLPLRPVDAARAGKTLPVPTIIGNNKDEGELFVRFWKILPDSSQALVGIDDPEISEALQRLYPGRRDDVRLSADATFWTPTILFAGYHSAHAPTYVYRYDYAPTLLRASGIGATHATELFAVFGIYRDPIGAGLAAAGSWGSTKRITATLQSRWTWFARTGKPATDWPAYSVDDRRVMILDDPTRVEVDPDGERRAAWERVHLQVTG, from the coding sequence ATGGCAGTTATGGAAACCGTGGTCCAGACGCTCGACGGCGCAGTGGAGGGCAAGCGCGGCCGACTCGGTCGGCGCGGGACAGTCTCCTGGCTCGGTATCCCGTTCGCGGAACCCCCGGTGCGGCAGTACCGTTGGCGCGCGCCGCGGCCGCTGACCCCGTGGCCGGGTGTCCGCGAATGCTTCGACTACGGCAACGCACCGATCCAGGAGAAGCTGTTCACCGCGCGCGGCGCGGGCAGGTTCCAGCCGCGCAGCGAGGACTGCTTGACTCTCAACGTCTTCACCCCCTCCACCAGGTCGGTGACGCCGCGCCCGGTGATGGTGTATTTCTACGGCGGCGCCTACATCCTGGGCGGCACGTCGACGCCGATCTACGACGGTTCGTATCTCGCCCGGTCCCGTGACGTGATCGTCGTGACGGTGAACTACCGTGTCGGGCCGCTCGGGTTCATGGACTTCAGCGATTACTCCACCGATGAGCGCCGGTTCGACAGCAACCTGGGCCTGCGCGACATGGTCGCCGGCCTGGAGTGGGTGCAGCGGAACATCGCCGAGTTCGGCGGCGACCCCGACCGCGTCACGATCTTCGGTGAGAGCGCAGGCGGATCGGCGGTCCTCACCCTGCTGTCGACGCCGGCCGCGGAGGGCCTGTTCTCGCGAGCCATCTCGCAGAGCCCGGCCCCCGACCTCGTCGTCACCAAGGAGAACGCGCAGATCTTCGCCGACGAGTTCGTCCGACTCCTCAAAGATCCGTCGCGGCGCAAGGGCGCCGAGCGCGACGAGCCGCCGCTCGACCCGGCCGAGGTGGCCCGCGTCGTCGGCGACGCCACCGCGCTCGAACTGCTGGCGACCGGCAACAAGCTCCTCGGGTTCACCCGCGCCGCACAGATGAGCGACCCGATCCCGTTCGCGCCCGTCATCGACGGCGACTACCTGCCGCTGCGGCCGGTCGACGCCGCCCGCGCAGGCAAGACGCTCCCGGTGCCGACGATCATCGGCAACAACAAGGACGAGGGCGAGCTCTTCGTGCGGTTCTGGAAGATCCTGCCGGACTCGTCGCAGGCGCTGGTGGGCATCGACGATCCGGAGATCAGCGAAGCGCTGCAGCGGTTGTATCCGGGGAGGCGCGACGACGTCCGGCTCTCCGCCGACGCCACTTTCTGGACGCCGACGATCCTGTTCGCGGGCTATCACAGCGCGCACGCGCCGACCTACGTCTACCGGTACGACTATGCGCCGACCCTCCTGCGCGCCAGCGGGATCGGCGCCACGCACGCCACCGAGCTGTTCGCCGTCTTCGGGATCTACCGCGACCCGATCGGCGCGGGCCTGGCCGCCGCAGGCAGCTGGGGGTCCACCAAGCGCATCACCGCCACCCTGCAGTCGCGGTGGACCTGGTTCGCGCGGACCGGGAAGCCCGCGACCGACTGGCCCGCCTACTCCGTCGACGATCGTCGCGTGATGATCCTCGACGACCCGACCCGCGTCGAGGTCGATCCCGACGGGGAGCGTCGCGCCGCATGGGAACGCGTGCACCTTCAGGTGACCGGGTGA
- a CDS encoding LamB/YcsF family protein: MNDVASPSRTIDLNADLGEGVGDDAAMLALVTSANIACGFHAGTPTLLHRTCRNAVEADVRIGAQVSYPDLPGFGRRFMDVTHDDLVADVLYQVGALRALAESVGGTVEYVKPHGALYNTIVHHTAQARAVVDAVAAAGLPLMCLPGSEAQRLARDAGLPVILEAFADRGYTPQGTLVPRSEPGALLTDPSRVAERVVRLAQSGQIVAVDGTVLDVAADSVCLHGDTPGAVEHARHVRAALAGADVVVRAR; encoded by the coding sequence ATGAACGACGTGGCCTCCCCTTCCCGCACAATCGATCTGAACGCCGACCTCGGTGAGGGCGTCGGCGACGACGCCGCGATGCTCGCCCTGGTGACGAGCGCCAACATCGCGTGCGGCTTCCACGCGGGCACCCCGACGCTGCTGCACCGGACGTGCCGAAACGCAGTCGAGGCCGACGTGCGGATCGGTGCGCAGGTCTCCTACCCCGACCTGCCGGGCTTCGGCCGCCGGTTCATGGACGTGACGCACGACGACCTCGTCGCCGACGTCCTGTACCAGGTCGGCGCGCTCCGAGCACTCGCCGAATCCGTCGGCGGGACGGTGGAGTATGTGAAGCCGCACGGTGCGCTCTACAACACGATCGTCCATCACACCGCCCAGGCTCGAGCCGTGGTCGACGCCGTCGCCGCCGCCGGTCTGCCCCTCATGTGTCTGCCCGGATCGGAGGCGCAGCGGCTGGCACGCGACGCCGGTCTGCCGGTGATTCTGGAGGCCTTCGCCGACCGCGGTTACACGCCCCAGGGCACGCTGGTGCCGCGCTCGGAGCCGGGGGCACTGCTGACGGACCCGAGCCGAGTGGCCGAACGTGTGGTCCGCTTGGCGCAGTCGGGGCAGATCGTCGCCGTCGACGGTACGGTGCTCGACGTCGCAGCCGACTCGGTCTGCCTACACGGCGACACCCCCGGGGCCGTCGAGCACGCACGCCACGTCCGCGCCGCACTGGCCGGCGCCGACGTCGTCGTGCGCGCTCGATGA
- the rarD gene encoding EamA family transporter RarD — protein sequence MIAKTGSENARGLVAGFGAYAIWGLFPIFFDALRPAGLWEILAHRILWTLLLCGIVLAVLRDWAWLAPLRRQPRLLAGVTAAAIFIAVNWVVYVAAVTSGHTSDAALGYFLNPLTTVALGVVVLHERLRPLQWAAVTVGVVAGVYLAVAAGTFPTTALILAVSFALYGLVKKKVGDTLPALHSLSLETAILSPAAAVILAVVAFTPVGLTFGDHLGHTSLLVLSGVATAIPLLLFAAAARRIPLVSIGLIQFITPIMQLLCAVLVLDEHLPRERWIGFGIVWVALALLAADSVLRAWSTRSSSAHD from the coding sequence ATGATCGCGAAGACCGGCTCAGAGAACGCGCGGGGCCTGGTCGCCGGGTTCGGCGCCTACGCCATCTGGGGCCTGTTCCCGATCTTCTTCGACGCCCTGCGCCCCGCGGGACTGTGGGAGATCCTGGCGCATCGCATCCTGTGGACGCTGCTGCTGTGCGGCATCGTCCTGGCGGTGCTGCGCGACTGGGCGTGGCTCGCGCCCCTGCGCCGACAGCCCCGCCTGCTGGCGGGCGTCACCGCCGCCGCGATCTTCATCGCGGTCAACTGGGTGGTCTACGTGGCCGCAGTGACCTCCGGACACACCAGCGACGCCGCGCTCGGCTACTTCCTGAACCCGCTCACCACCGTCGCCCTCGGCGTGGTGGTGCTGCACGAACGTCTACGACCGCTCCAGTGGGCCGCGGTGACCGTCGGCGTGGTGGCGGGCGTCTACCTCGCCGTCGCGGCGGGCACCTTCCCCACGACGGCGCTGATCCTGGCCGTCTCGTTCGCCCTGTACGGCCTGGTGAAGAAGAAGGTCGGCGACACCCTCCCCGCGCTGCACAGCCTGTCGCTGGAGACTGCGATCCTCTCCCCCGCCGCCGCGGTGATCCTGGCGGTCGTGGCGTTCACCCCGGTCGGTCTGACCTTCGGCGATCATCTGGGCCACACGAGCCTGCTGGTCCTGTCGGGCGTCGCAACGGCGATCCCGCTGCTGCTGTTCGCGGCGGCCGCCCGCCGCATCCCACTGGTGTCGATCGGGCTGATCCAGTTCATCACGCCAATCATGCAGCTGCTGTGCGCGGTGCTGGTGCTCGACGAGCATCTGCCGCGCGAACGCTGGATCGGCTTCGGGATCGTCTGGGTAGCCCTGGCACTGCTGGCCGCCGACAGCGTCCTCAGAGCTTGGTCGACTCGGTCTTCTTCAGCTCACGACTGA